GGCTATGATTCCAACGGTGCGCCATTGGAATCGCTTGATACTTCACTTGGCAAAGGCCCTGTGAAAGTCCGTTTTAACTATTTGAATCAAACCGGCCAGCTTTATACGCGTAATTCCAATGAATGGCGTGATCTTTACTCTGGAGCGATTGATTTTCAGGTGACGAAACATACAAAATTAGAGTTGAATGGTTCGCAATATAATAATGCGATTTATGGTCTTCCCGGTACTTTTGTTTATGGGACGGGGAAAGCGGGTGTTTCAAACTCTTTACCTGGGGCACCGAATACGAATCTTCCAGGATATGGCACCAATGATACGGGGATGAATGCCTCGACTTCCGTTGGGACGATGGTTTTAAAACATGAATTTACCAAAACGATTCATTTAAAACTGGGCGGTTTATATGAGGATGCTTCCCGGAGCAGTTTGCTGGCACAAAATACGATCATGAATTCCTGTAAAGAGGCAAGCGGGCCCTGTTATCAGCAAAGTCTTGTACCCTCGACAAAGGCAGATGATTTTAGGACATGGAGTAATTTTGCCTATTTAAATTGGGATGTCACAGATCCAATTTTACGTATTCGGCACCATTTTAATGTTGGATCAACAGGCTACTCTTTAGATAACTGGAACCCTTTAAATGCCGGGACCGCTTTTATGGGAGGCAATCCGATAAAAGTGGGGGAAGGGGGGTTATATGATCCTTCTCAGGGGCAATATGCACCCGGTATTAACAGTAACGGCAATGCGTTCGGCAGTGGACAGATTGCGCCGGGAGTTTATTGGAACAATCTTAATGCGGATGGTAAGGGGCAGTTTAAATCCGCCAGTACGGTTGTTCAGAACATGATGTTTGGGGATTCTTTTGATGTCGGCGATTATTTTACAATCATGGGACAGTTGGCTTGGGGCTGGATTCAGGAGGCAAACTATAATCAAAAAGAGGTTGCCACAAAATCTGGTAATGTAAATGGTGCCTTTGATCCAACCGTTGCTTTGACGTTTCACCCAACAAAAAGATTTTCAGCCTATTTTAACTGGGGTCAGGACACGGCACCGGGGACATATATCGCAACGAACGGGCCGAATGGCACGACCAATCAGACTTTGACAGATCCGGCACGTTCGACCCAGTATGAGGGGGCGATTAAATATCTTTGGCGGGATCGTTTCTTGGTGACGTTAGGCGGTTTTGCCATGTCACGCCCTTACACGATCGGCAATAGCGCTTCCTTTCTTGGGAATCAGAATGATATGGGGATGGAATTTCAGGTATCGGGTTCCCTTACCAAAGAACTGTCGATGTATGGCGGTGTCACTTATGATAATGCCCGTTATCACTGCACAGACTATGCCGCCTGTGCATTGGAATATGGAGGCGGAAAAAAAGCTGTTGATTTTACGCAAAATAGTCAGGTTGTCGGGGTTGCGCCGTGGCAGTCAGATTTCTTGCTGGATTGGCATCCTAATTGGCTGCATGGGATCTCTTTTAACTCTAACATTCATTATCAGGGGGCACGTGCGGCGAATGCCAATAATACAACTTACGCCGATGATTATGTCACGTTGGATTTGGGGATGCGCTATATCACGCATTTAGCGGATCATATGGTTGTCTTCCGTGGCAATATTGATAACGTGACCAATCAGAATTATTGGGCAACGCTTTTTGCTTCGGATCAGACGGGCGGATCTGTTGGGGGATATTCGGATGAGGTTGGCGCACCGCAGACATGGCATATTACAGCCTCGATCTATTTTTAAGTCTTATGCCTCTCTTTGAAGAGGAAGGATTTGATTGTCTTTCTTTAAATGCCAATAAGGCGCTCTGCGCCTTTTTGCCGAGCACCTTATTGGCAATTTTGCGACAGTTTGAAAATAAAAATCACTTTTTCTAAAAACTGCAAATGAAAACCATTTACATTTAGAAAGTTTTATTTTAATGAGAAGGGTTTTTTCTTTAAAAAATTCCTAACTATGCTATAAAACGGGTTATTCTAGTAATCAGGTAGCAGTGAGCGATTCTCTGCCTCTTTTCGATTCGTTCTCTTTAGGAAAAAATTATGGCCAAAATTAAAGATAAAAAAGTTATTGAGTTTCTAAATGCGCAGCTCGCCAATGAGCTGACGGTTATTAATCAGTATTTCCTGCATTCCCGTACGCTTAATCACTGGGGTGTGACGAAATTAGCTAAAAAAGAATATGAGGAATCCATTGAGGAGATGCGTCATGCCGATTGGCTGATTGAGCGTATTTTGTTCCTTGGCGGTTTACCAAATCTTCAGAAACTTAATCCGCTTCTCATTGGCCAAGATGTAAAAGAAATTTTGGAATGTGATTTGAAAGCGGAAATTTCTGCTATCAAATGTTTGCGTGAAGCCATTGCTCACTGTGAAAGTGTTCAAGATTATGTTTCCCGTGATCTTTTTGCCAAAATTCTCACAGCAGAAGAGGCGCATGAGGATTTCATTGATACACAGCTTGATTTAATTGGACGTATGGGACTTGAGAACTACATTCAGCTCAATTCCGAACCTGTTCAGTAAAAATTTTTCTCTTTTGTGAGAATCAGAGAAAGGCAGGGATTTCCCTGCCTTTTTTATGGCCTACTTTAAGATAATGTAGACTTTGTCCTTTGGGGCTTTTGCATATAAATTTCAAAATGAAAGATAATATCTTGCTCTTCAAAAGGTTTAGGCGGAAAGAACATGGGGAGCCTCATGCATTAAGGGAAGGTTTTCAATGGATTTTACGTATTGTTTAGGCTGGTGGCGTTTGGCACAGAGATTCTGACGTGGGCATGAATTGTCTGAAGATGCTGTATTTCTTTTTTCTTTGAGCAGACGGCAGATTTGTTTGGTGCATCCGCCGCAATCCGCCTTGCATTTTTTATGGGCATAAATCTGAGATGGACGACAAGCCCCTGCAGAAATTGCAGCAAAAACATCCTTATCTGAAATCAGATTACAAGAACAGATAATCATACGATCCACCTTATTTGCATTGCTAAAAACCTTTTGCGGAAAGAAATCAAAACTCTCTAGTTGCAAATGATTATCATTGTCACTTTCTAATTGCAAATGATTATCATTTAGGAAATGAAAAAAGGCTGCTTGGTGTGGGATTTTTGCCAAAATTAAAATAGAAAGCGAGAGGTCCTTGTGAGTGTAAGTCCTATTTTGGTGCGCAGATATGTCGTAAATTTTGCTGTGCCTTTGTGAATCGAGTGTTGTCTCATGGCGGAAAAGCCAATATAGCGCCCAACCAATCGAAAGATCTGATTGTCTTTATTTTTTATTTGTCGTTTGGCATATAGGTCATCTTTAAAGAAAAATCGGTTTTGTTCATTTTCTGGTTTTTTAAAAGAAATCATATTTTCCAGTTGCAAATGATTGTCATTTTCAGTTAGTAATTGCAAATGATTATCATTTAGAGAACTGAAAAAGGTTGCTTTGTGCGGGATTTTTGGTCGAATTTAAAGCAGAAAAATCTTGTTTTTTGTCATCGCAAGTCTTGTTGCGGGGTAAAAATCTGCCGTAAATTCTGTTTGATAATTGGATGTTTTGCGGCACCCTGTGCCGGTAAGGCGTTAGCCGCACCGCATATTCCCATTAACTGGACAGA
The sequence above is drawn from the Acetobacteraceae bacterium genome and encodes:
- the bfr gene encoding bacterioferritin produces the protein MAKIKDKKVIEFLNAQLANELTVINQYFLHSRTLNHWGVTKLAKKEYEESIEEMRHADWLIERILFLGGLPNLQKLNPLLIGQDVKEILECDLKAEISAIKCLREAIAHCESVQDYVSRDLFAKILTAEEAHEDFIDTQLDLIGRMGLENYIQLNSEPVQ